AAAGAATTATTTCTCACCACTCAATTAACGATTGCAAATGTATGCTACGAAGTTGGGTACGAAAATGTCTCGCACTTTTCTCGATTGTATAAAAGTCATTTCGGATATAATCCAACTGAAACCAAAAAACAAACAATTTAAAATTAACACAAGTTCAAATCCTGCCATCTCAACAAAAGTCTTTTCCTTATATAAATAAATCTTATCACCATACATCTTTCTTTTTAGAATAATCTTTTTTTGTCAAAAATTAGAAATTTTAAAAATGAAAAAAAAATTACTATATCTTCTCTTCGTTATTTCGATAACAGCAACTGCTCAAAAAAAACCTGAACTTATAGCTAAAAACTCAAAAACTGACACCCTTCAATTATACAAGAAAAATGCGCATGCTTCTTATTATCATGATAAGTTCAACGGAAGAAAAACAGCAAGCGGCGTAAGATTTGACAACGATAAATTGACTGCTGCTCACAAAAAATTCCCTTTTGGAACAAAACTAAAAATCACAAACGAGAAAAATAATAAATCCGTCATTGTAGAAGTCACTGACAGAGGACCATTTATTAAAGGAAGAGAAATTGATTTAAGCAAAAAAGCTTTTATGAATATTACCTCAAACAAACAAGGCGGATTAGAATATGTAACAATTGAAATTTTAGAAAATAAAAAAACTCTGAGGATCGACTAGTCTTCAGAGTTTTTTATTTATTTGAAAGATTTTCTAATAAGAATGTACGTTTCCTTATTTCTCCATAATAATATACGAAGGATAAGATTCTCGATTTGGCAAATCGAAGGTTTCATCATAAGGTTGTGTTCCTGCACCATTATTATATAATGCCACGCGTTTTACACCAGTTGCCGTGCTTCCACCTGTACCATTAATAACGTTTAGAATATTTCCTGAACCCGCAAAACGAGTGATGCACATTTTTTCGAGTTTCACATTTGGGCTGTTAGGTATTTCAAAACCATTTTTCTTATTTACAATACCATCATTTCCTGTAAAAACTGCATAAGAACCCATTCCTATTGTATGATGTTCTTTTACCGTATTGGCAACTTTGAATGCTGCATAACCATCAACTTTTCCTTCTTGACTGCTCCAGCTTGCTTGATTTGGCGCATCGTATGGAGGTTCATTTTGAAAGAAATAAGTTCTGCCACGTTCTCCTAACCATAACACCTCATATTCTTGATAATGTTCCGTAAATAATGCATAAAGCGTAACATCATTCCCCGTAACAATAAGTCCGTTTTTACACCTGTCTCTTAACCAGCGTGCTTTTCCACCTTTTTGCGAACCGTGATCGGCGCGCCACAACCAGAAGTGATCACCCACAACATTGTTACTATTTATTTGCATAGAAGCATGTATCTGAATATTTTTTGACTGAACACCGCCAACTCTGCAAGTAATATCTGAAAGCAAAATTGGATCAACAGAATGATCAGCATTTGCTCCTTCGTTACCAATTCTAACCTGATACGTTGTACTATTAAATGAATCCATAAGAAGTCCGGAAATTATAATTCCGTCTTTATCATCAGTATAAATACATCCCCAAGTATTTTTTTCGCTAGGTTCTAATGTTACTGAAGCAATACCAGCACCTAAAAGTATTGCATCTT
This genomic window from Flavobacterium sp. 9 contains:
- a CDS encoding septal ring lytic transglycosylase RlpA family protein, with amino-acid sequence MKKKLLYLLFVISITATAQKKPELIAKNSKTDTLQLYKKNAHASYYHDKFNGRKTASGVRFDNDKLTAAHKKFPFGTKLKITNEKNNKSVIVEVTDRGPFIKGREIDLSKKAFMNITSNKQGGLEYVTIEILENKKTLRID